In Caballeronia insecticola, one DNA window encodes the following:
- a CDS encoding NAD-dependent succinate-semialdehyde dehydrogenase: protein MSSTRSDIPAYPNTQLYIDGAWRNGSRDTAVINPANEAEIGRLALAGEAELSLAADAAARGFKEWRKVSPYERSKLMRRAAQNIRDRAEQIAAIMSMEQGKPFGEARIETMSAADIIEWFAEEGRRTYGRVIPSRSDAVRQIVTREPVGPVAAFTPWNFPINQAVRKVSAALASGCSVVLKGPEETPASCAALVQAYADAGLPAGVLNLVFGVPADVSKYLIAHPAIRKISFTGSTPVGKLLASLAGEHMKRVTMELGGHAPAIVFKDADVPRAAKMLASAKFRNAGQVCISPTRFLVEESAYEEFVHHFVATASAVKVGNGLDDGVQMGPLANGRRLEAMERLVADAREHGAKVLTGGERIGREGYFFAPTVLADVPLSARIMTEEPFGPIAPIASFKSYDEVIAEANRLPYGLAAYAYTRSAATAAAVSDDIESGMLSINHQGLALPETPFGGVKDSGYGSEGGSEAMDAYLVTKFVTEHR, encoded by the coding sequence ATGAGCAGCACTCGTTCCGACATTCCCGCGTATCCGAATACTCAGCTGTATATCGACGGCGCCTGGCGCAACGGCTCGCGCGACACCGCCGTGATCAATCCGGCCAACGAAGCCGAGATCGGCCGTCTCGCGCTCGCCGGAGAGGCCGAGCTTTCTCTCGCGGCGGACGCCGCCGCGCGCGGCTTCAAGGAATGGCGCAAGGTGTCGCCCTACGAGCGCAGCAAGCTGATGCGGCGCGCGGCGCAGAACATTCGCGATCGCGCGGAACAGATCGCCGCGATCATGTCGATGGAGCAGGGCAAGCCGTTCGGCGAAGCGCGCATCGAGACGATGTCGGCCGCAGACATCATCGAATGGTTCGCTGAAGAAGGGCGCCGCACCTATGGCCGCGTGATTCCGTCGCGCTCGGATGCGGTGCGCCAGATCGTGACGCGCGAACCGGTCGGCCCGGTTGCCGCGTTCACGCCGTGGAATTTCCCGATCAATCAGGCGGTGCGCAAGGTGTCGGCGGCGCTCGCGTCGGGCTGCTCGGTCGTGCTGAAAGGACCCGAGGAAACGCCCGCGAGCTGCGCGGCGCTCGTGCAGGCATACGCCGATGCGGGCTTGCCCGCCGGCGTGCTGAACCTCGTGTTCGGTGTGCCCGCCGATGTCTCCAAGTACCTGATCGCGCATCCCGCGATCCGCAAGATTTCGTTCACCGGCTCGACGCCGGTCGGCAAGCTGCTCGCGTCGCTTGCAGGCGAGCACATGAAGCGTGTGACGATGGAACTCGGCGGCCATGCGCCGGCCATCGTGTTCAAGGATGCCGACGTTCCGCGCGCCGCGAAGATGCTCGCGTCGGCCAAGTTCCGCAACGCAGGCCAGGTCTGCATTTCGCCGACGCGCTTCCTCGTCGAAGAATCCGCGTATGAAGAGTTCGTGCATCACTTCGTCGCGACCGCGAGCGCGGTGAAGGTCGGCAACGGTCTCGACGATGGCGTGCAGATGGGCCCGCTCGCCAACGGCCGTCGTCTGGAAGCGATGGAACGCCTCGTCGCCGATGCGCGCGAGCACGGCGCGAAGGTGCTGACGGGCGGCGAACGTATCGGGCGCGAAGGCTACTTCTTCGCACCGACCGTGCTCGCCGACGTGCCGTTGAGCGCACGCATCATGACCGAAGAGCCGTTCGGCCCCATCGCGCCGATCGCATCGTTCAAGTCGTATGACGAAGTGATCGCCGAGGCGAACCGTCTGCCGTACGGGCTTGCGGCGTACGCGTACACGCGTTCGGCGGCGACGGCGGCGGCCGTGTCGGACGATATCGAAAGCGGCATGCTGTCGATCAATCATCAGGGCCTCGCGTTGCCCGAAACGCCGTTCGGCGGCGTGAAGGATTCGGGCTACGGCTCGGAAGGCGGCAGCGAAGCGATGGACGCGTATCTCGTCACGAAGTTCGTGACGGAACATCGTTGA
- a CDS encoding MarR family winged helix-turn-helix transcriptional regulator: MFDQCLYFNTTALARTLEREWTKALKPFGLTPSQAFMLRAIVEHPGLLQSRLADALAISRSTATRTLDGLQKLGFVERWATESDRRESAIHPTEHAQAMIKRLGAASADLTRTMKRKLGAARFDSTVSNVRHIRTTLE, encoded by the coding sequence ATGTTCGACCAATGCCTTTACTTCAACACGACAGCACTTGCACGCACGCTCGAACGCGAGTGGACGAAAGCGCTCAAGCCGTTCGGACTCACGCCGTCGCAGGCGTTCATGCTGCGCGCGATCGTCGAGCATCCCGGTCTCTTGCAAAGCAGGCTCGCGGATGCGCTGGCCATCTCGCGTTCCACCGCCACACGCACGCTCGACGGGCTGCAGAAGCTCGGTTTCGTCGAGCGCTGGGCCACCGAGAGCGATCGTCGCGAATCGGCGATTCATCCCACCGAGCACGCGCAAGCGATGATCAAGCGCCTCGGCGCGGCCAGCGCGGACCTAACGCGCACCATGAAACGCAAGCTCGGCGCCGCGCGTTTCGACAGCACCGTGTCGAACGTCAGGCACATTCGCACGACGCTGGAATGA
- a CDS encoding molybdopterin-dependent oxidoreductase gives MSLKLFKTRSDAELIIKDAAKELKAPARRLFGKRILSLGGLAMLSGCNITDDKSVNAMLRRVSSFNDDVQALLFDPNQLAPTYPDSMITRPFPFNAFYDIDEVPEVDPSTYKLAIGGLVKGKRVWTLDELHAMPQESQVTRHICIEGWSAIGKWGGVRFANFLARSGADTSAKYVAFHCADNYSTSIDMPTALHAQTLLTLTYDGQILPPKYGFPMKLRMPTKLGYKNPKHIVAITVTNDYPGGYWENQGYNWFGGS, from the coding sequence ATGTCGCTCAAGTTATTCAAAACGAGATCCGATGCCGAACTCATCATCAAGGATGCGGCGAAGGAATTAAAGGCGCCTGCGCGTCGTTTATTCGGCAAGCGCATTCTTTCGCTCGGCGGCCTCGCGATGCTGTCCGGCTGCAACATCACCGACGACAAATCGGTCAACGCAATGCTGCGCCGCGTCTCGTCCTTCAACGACGATGTGCAGGCGCTGCTGTTCGATCCGAACCAACTCGCGCCGACCTACCCCGACTCGATGATCACGCGGCCGTTTCCATTCAACGCGTTCTATGACATCGACGAAGTGCCGGAGGTCGATCCATCGACATACAAGCTGGCAATCGGCGGCCTTGTGAAGGGCAAGCGCGTGTGGACGCTCGACGAACTGCACGCGATGCCGCAGGAAAGTCAGGTGACGCGGCATATCTGCATCGAAGGCTGGAGCGCAATCGGCAAGTGGGGCGGCGTGCGCTTCGCGAATTTTCTCGCGCGTTCGGGCGCGGATACGAGCGCGAAGTACGTGGCGTTTCACTGCGCCGACAATTACTCGACCAGCATCGACATGCCGACCGCACTGCACGCGCAAACGCTGCTCACGCTCACGTATGACGGCCAGATTCTGCCGCCGAAATACGGCTTTCCGATGAAGCTGCGCATGCCGACCAAGCTCGGCTACAAGAACCCGAAGCACATCGTCGCGATTACCGTGACGAACGATTATCCCGGAGGCTATTGGGAGAACCAGGGCTACAACTGGTTCGGCGGGTCCTGA
- a CDS encoding cytochrome b/b6 domain-containing protein, with protein sequence MRPDVQVQPLWLRITHWLNAFAVLIMVTSGWQIYNASPIFKSFTFAPALTLGGWLGGALQWHFAAMWLLVANFVVYLAMNLATGRLRRRMFPLSIKSVFTDAYAAVRGKLGHDDLTHYNAVQKFAYLAVIVDIVIVIVSGLAVWKSVQFPLLRTLMGGYDNARVVHFFGMSFLVAFFVLHVAMVALVPRSLVLMIRGR encoded by the coding sequence ATGAGGCCCGACGTGCAAGTACAACCGCTATGGCTGCGCATCACGCACTGGCTCAACGCCTTCGCCGTGTTGATCATGGTGACGAGCGGCTGGCAGATCTACAACGCATCGCCGATATTCAAGTCGTTCACCTTCGCGCCCGCGCTTACGCTCGGCGGCTGGCTCGGCGGCGCGCTGCAATGGCATTTCGCGGCAATGTGGCTGCTGGTCGCGAATTTCGTCGTGTATCTCGCGATGAATCTCGCGACGGGCCGCTTGCGCCGCCGCATGTTCCCGCTTTCCATCAAGAGCGTTTTCACCGATGCATACGCCGCAGTGCGCGGCAAGCTCGGCCACGACGATCTCACGCACTACAACGCCGTACAAAAGTTCGCGTATCTCGCGGTGATCGTAGACATTGTGATCGTGATCGTCTCGGGCCTCGCGGTGTGGAAGTCGGTGCAGTTTCCGTTGCTGCGCACGCTGATGGGCGGCTATGACAACGCTCGCGTCGTGCATTTTTTCGGCATGAGCTTTCTGGTTGCATTCTTCGTGCTGCACGTCGCGATGGTCGCTCTCGTGCCGCGTTCGCTCGTGCTGATGATCCGGGGTCGCTAA
- a CDS encoding heavy metal response regulator transcription factor, producing the protein MTILVIEDDRKTGDYLKKGLIESGYQVDLVRNGTDGLHQALANPYELIVLDVMLPGIDGWQVMAALRAKRDLPVIFLTARDHVTDRIHGLELGADDYLVKPFSFTELLLRIRTLLRRGVMRESDTFQIADLHVDVLRRKVTRKGIDIVLTNKEFALLHLFCKHRGEALSRTLIASEVWDMNFDSDTNVVDVAVKRLRAKIDNPFDLKLIHTVRSIGYSFGENP; encoded by the coding sequence ATGACCATCCTCGTGATCGAAGACGACCGCAAGACCGGAGACTACCTGAAAAAAGGGCTTATCGAGTCCGGCTATCAGGTCGATCTCGTGCGCAACGGCACGGACGGACTGCATCAGGCGCTCGCCAATCCGTACGAGCTGATCGTGCTCGACGTGATGCTGCCCGGCATCGACGGATGGCAGGTGATGGCGGCATTGCGCGCGAAACGTGACCTGCCTGTCATTTTTCTCACCGCGCGCGACCACGTGACCGACCGCATTCACGGTCTCGAACTCGGCGCGGATGATTACCTCGTGAAGCCCTTTTCCTTCACCGAACTCCTGCTGCGTATCCGCACGCTCCTGAGGCGCGGCGTGATGCGCGAATCGGATACGTTTCAGATCGCCGATCTGCATGTCGATGTTCTGCGCCGCAAGGTGACGCGCAAGGGCATCGACATCGTGCTCACGAATAAAGAGTTCGCGCTGCTGCATTTGTTTTGCAAGCATCGGGGCGAGGCGCTGTCGCGCACGCTGATTGCATCGGAAGTGTGGGACATGAACTTCGACAGCGACACCAATGTCGTCGATGTCGCGGTGAAGCGTCTGCGCGCGAAGATCGACAATCCGTTCGACCTGAAGCTCATTCATACGGTGCGCAGCATCGGCTATTCGTTCGGGGAGAATCCTTGA